One genomic region from Bacillus sp. SLBN-46 encodes:
- a CDS encoding acyltransferase: MDIGKFVFIRKNASIRIDFTGVLKIGNNVFINDNCTINCVNKITIGKNTKIAPNVCINDHDHNYKKNTSDHLVRGEVTIGQNVWIGSNVVILRNTHIGDNVVIAAGSVVKGIVPPNTIFLNKREIELKPYKNKEKVVKFTV; the protein is encoded by the coding sequence ATGGATATAGGAAAGTTTGTTTTTATTAGAAAAAATGCGAGCATTCGTATTGATTTTACTGGAGTTCTCAAAATAGGAAATAATGTTTTTATTAATGACAACTGTACTATTAATTGCGTAAACAAAATTACAATAGGAAAAAATACAAAGATTGCCCCTAATGTCTGTATTAATGACCATGATCATAATTATAAAAAAAATACATCAGACCATTTAGTAAGGGGAGAAGTCACCATTGGCCAAAATGTATGGATCGGATCGAATGTCGTAATCTTAAGGAATACCCACATTGGTGATAATGTGGTTATTGCTGCGGGTAGTGTCGTTAAAGGAATCGTACCGCCTAATACTATATTTTTAAATAAAAGAGAGATTGAGCTAAAACCTTATAAAAATAAAGAAAAGGTAGTGAAGTTTACTGTTTAA
- a CDS encoding glycosyltransferase, translated as MKKNILISVYNMEIGGIERSLINMLESFDYKKYDVDLLIYHHVGEFMNLIPNSVNVLPQIEKYTVFRKPVTLCLKERHYLLAFIRVLSKYIAKIKAKNRELEEGAGYIQMQLTQKYSSFFIPKLKKEYDVAISYAWPHDIIANKVKAKKKIAWVHTDYSKLEIDNELDLKVWNQFDYIASVSEACRDAFLSTYPTLLEKVLVVENITSPHFIKKMAEEEQSQLKIKPQTFTLVSVGRLSYVKGFDLAVEALRLLHNQGLTNIKWYIVGYGGYEKELKELVAKHNLNDSFILLGKKTNPYPYIKNCDLYVQPSRYEGKAVTVSEAKILGKPILITNYPTASSQIEDGIEGIICELSVPGVARGIEEFYRNQELKNTLVHNIRSKDYSNNYELEKLYKIIS; from the coding sequence ATGAAAAAGAATATTTTAATTTCTGTTTATAATATGGAAATTGGCGGAATTGAAAGAAGTTTAATTAATATGTTAGAAAGCTTTGACTATAAAAAATATGATGTTGATCTTTTAATTTATCATCATGTTGGCGAGTTCATGAATTTAATTCCCAATTCCGTTAATGTTCTCCCACAGATAGAAAAGTACACTGTTTTCCGTAAACCAGTTACTCTTTGTCTTAAAGAAAGACATTATTTATTAGCTTTTATTAGAGTTCTATCGAAGTACATAGCAAAAATAAAAGCGAAAAATAGAGAACTGGAAGAGGGGGCAGGATATATACAAATGCAGCTAACGCAAAAATACTCATCCTTCTTTATACCAAAGCTAAAAAAAGAATACGATGTAGCAATTAGCTATGCATGGCCACACGATATTATAGCAAATAAGGTAAAAGCAAAGAAAAAAATTGCATGGGTTCATACTGATTACAGTAAGCTGGAAATTGATAACGAACTGGACCTGAAAGTTTGGAATCAATTTGATTATATTGCTTCGGTTTCGGAGGCTTGCAGGGATGCATTTTTATCTACCTATCCTACCTTATTAGAGAAAGTGTTAGTTGTAGAAAATATAACCTCACCTCATTTCATAAAGAAAATGGCAGAGGAAGAACAATCACAACTCAAAATAAAACCCCAAACCTTTACCCTTGTTTCTGTAGGCAGGTTATCATATGTCAAGGGGTTTGATCTGGCAGTAGAAGCTCTTAGACTATTGCACAACCAGGGATTAACAAATATTAAGTGGTACATTGTGGGTTATGGCGGATACGAAAAGGAATTGAAAGAGTTAGTTGCCAAACATAATCTTAACGATAGTTTTATTCTTTTAGGTAAAAAAACAAATCCCTATCCATATATAAAAAATTGTGATTTATATGTCCAACCGTCAAGGTATGAAGGGAAAGCAGTAACTGTTTCTGAAGCAAAAATACTGGGGAAACCTATACTTATTACAAATTATCCAACCGCGTCAAGCCAAATAGAAGATGGAATAGAAGGTATAATTTGTGAGCTAAGTGTCCCAGGGGTTGCTCGTGGAATCGAGGAGTTTTATCGTAATCAAGAATTGAAGAATACTTTAGTACACAATATAAGAAGTAAAGATTATAGCAATAATTATGAACTGGAGAAGCTCTATAAAATTATTAGTTAG
- a CDS encoding ABC transporter ATP-binding protein, whose translation MMILAAIFETVGIGLIVPFVGIVTNPTIIQKQSFLSNVYQLLNFQSTNTFILFAVVCLLTVYIVKNAYLLFFYSVQYRVILNQKVKLSRTMFKLYLTKPYTFHLQRNSAELLRNVNGEVAKVFDGILLASFQLLTEIFIMTFILTLLIVTAPLATLTSGILLGGSVLLFFKIFRNKITNLGIENQKVSREMIKWVNQGLGASKEIKVSGKERYFVKSYAKQSQIMANNTIYKNTLDQIPRLFIETLLVSVVLITMVIIVFQGTETSTLVATMSLFAMAAFRLMPSINRIVATITSIRFSQPALTVVYNDLIKDNNGKNPIEEDVIIELKHEKLNNGEKIFHNSIRLENVFFRYPNQKEYSIKNLSLTIPIGHSVAFVGTSGAGKTTIVDIILGLFEPEKGRIVVDGKDLNELMPIWKNKIGYIPQSIYLSDETIRNNVAFGINDQDIDDFAVLKAIEDAQLKDFIDTLPEGINTVVGERGVRLSGGQRQRIGIARALYHNPEIIFLDEATSALDNETEKEIMKAIDGLKGEKTLIIIAHRLSTIENCDIVFKVDKGGKLLSVDNKVNYATI comes from the coding sequence ATGATGATCCTTGCAGCTATATTTGAAACGGTAGGAATTGGATTAATCGTTCCTTTTGTTGGAATTGTAACAAATCCTACTATTATTCAGAAGCAATCATTTTTATCAAATGTATACCAATTGTTAAATTTTCAATCAACCAACACGTTTATTTTGTTTGCAGTTGTCTGTTTACTAACCGTATATATTGTTAAGAATGCTTATTTATTATTTTTCTATTCGGTACAATATAGAGTCATTTTGAATCAAAAAGTAAAACTTTCCAGAACAATGTTTAAGTTGTACTTAACAAAACCTTATACATTTCACTTGCAGCGGAATTCCGCTGAATTGTTAAGGAATGTAAACGGAGAAGTAGCAAAGGTATTTGATGGTATTTTATTAGCAAGTTTTCAATTGCTAACGGAGATATTCATTATGACTTTTATACTTACGTTACTTATTGTTACTGCGCCATTAGCCACGCTTACATCCGGTATTTTATTGGGGGGAAGTGTTCTTTTATTTTTTAAGATCTTTCGGAACAAGATTACTAATTTAGGAATAGAAAACCAAAAAGTTAGTCGTGAGATGATTAAGTGGGTAAATCAAGGATTAGGAGCAAGTAAAGAAATCAAGGTTTCGGGAAAAGAAAGGTATTTTGTGAAATCGTACGCTAAGCAAAGTCAGATTATGGCGAATAATACCATTTATAAAAATACGCTAGATCAAATTCCTAGGCTTTTTATTGAGACCTTATTAGTATCAGTTGTCCTTATTACGATGGTGATTATTGTGTTCCAAGGAACAGAGACATCAACATTAGTGGCTACCATGTCACTGTTTGCAATGGCAGCATTTCGATTAATGCCTTCTATTAATAGAATAGTCGCCACAATAACCTCCATTCGATTTAGCCAGCCAGCATTGACCGTAGTCTATAATGATTTAATTAAAGATAATAACGGCAAGAATCCAATTGAAGAAGATGTAATCATTGAGTTAAAGCATGAAAAGCTAAATAATGGTGAGAAAATATTCCATAATTCAATTAGATTAGAAAATGTATTTTTTCGTTATCCAAATCAAAAAGAGTATTCCATTAAAAATTTATCCTTAACCATACCGATTGGACATTCAGTTGCTTTCGTTGGAACATCTGGCGCTGGCAAAACAACTATTGTTGATATCATACTTGGACTATTTGAACCTGAGAAGGGCCGTATAGTAGTTGATGGGAAAGACTTAAATGAACTCATGCCAATATGGAAAAATAAGATTGGCTATATCCCACAATCCATTTATTTATCAGATGAAACCATTCGGAACAATGTGGCTTTTGGAATAAACGATCAGGACATAGATGATTTTGCTGTTCTAAAGGCAATTGAAGATGCACAGCTAAAGGATTTTATTGATACTCTCCCTGAAGGAATAAATACTGTCGTAGGTGAAAGAGGAGTTAGGTTATCAGGGGGACAACGTCAGCGTATTGGGATTGCCAGAGCCTTGTATCATAACCCGGAAATTATCTTTCTAGATGAAGCAACATCTGCTTTAGATAACGAGACAGAAAAAGAGATTATGAAAGCAATTGATGGTCTTAAAGGTGAAAAGACATTAATTATTATTGCTCATAGATTAAGTACCATTGAAAACTGTGACATTGTTTTTAAAGTGGATAAAGGTGGTAAATTACTATCAGTAGATAATAAAGTCAATTATGCAACAATTTGA
- a CDS encoding glycosyltransferase family A protein, translated as MNKPKITVFTATYNRGYIIESLYRSLQRQSIFNFEWLVIDDGSTDNTEKLFHKWVKEFNNFKIIYKKVPNGGLNRAINLGVSLANGEYFCKVDSDDYLTDDCIFKLNNWIKEIHENNKILGVGGLRGTKDLKPLKSTYPYIDDTKGYVDATDLEREKYNLDHEMCEVYKLEILKKYPFQVWPSEKFAPEQITLFEMALDGYQIRWHKDIVCICEYREDGLTKGSWNLLRMNPMGYAMMYNHMLKYEKPFIYKLNAAAQYIALSIVGKNPRYILKSYKFFPTLLALPIGIILAIRRKKQLLKN; from the coding sequence ATGAATAAACCAAAAATTACAGTCTTCACTGCAACTTATAACAGAGGCTATATTATTGAATCTCTGTATCGTTCGTTACAGAGACAAAGTATTTTCAATTTTGAATGGTTAGTAATAGACGACGGAAGCACAGATAATACGGAAAAACTATTCCATAAATGGGTGAAGGAATTCAATAATTTTAAAATAATTTACAAAAAGGTCCCTAATGGAGGCTTGAACAGAGCAATTAATTTAGGGGTTTCGTTAGCAAATGGAGAATATTTTTGTAAAGTTGACTCTGATGATTATCTAACTGATGATTGTATTTTTAAGTTGAATAATTGGATTAAAGAAATTCATGAAAATAATAAGATACTGGGTGTTGGTGGTTTAAGAGGAACAAAAGATTTAAAGCCATTAAAGAGTACATACCCATATATAGATGATACAAAAGGGTATGTCGACGCTACAGATTTAGAGAGAGAAAAATATAATTTAGATCATGAAATGTGTGAGGTTTATAAGTTGGAAATTTTAAAGAAGTATCCATTTCAAGTATGGCCTAGCGAAAAATTTGCACCTGAACAAATAACATTATTTGAAATGGCTTTAGATGGATATCAAATTAGGTGGCATAAAGATATAGTTTGTATTTGCGAATATCGAGAAGATGGTCTTACCAAAGGAAGTTGGAATCTCCTAAGAATGAATCCCATGGGGTATGCAATGATGTATAATCACATGCTTAAATACGAGAAGCCATTCATATATAAATTAAATGCAGCTGCACAGTATATTGCATTATCAATAGTTGGAAAAAATCCTAGGTATATTCTTAAAAGTTATAAATTTTTCCCTACATTATTAGCACTTCCAATTGGTATTATTCTAGCAATTAGAAGAAAGAAGCAATTGTTAAAAAATTGA
- a CDS encoding glycosyltransferase — MRKKILFVNGHLNIGGVEKSLLDVLKSFNYSAYEVDLVLLDGLGDYIDEVPKEVNIIHYDLTKTFGPIGKFIIESVKKREWFGLCFRIIFSLQKILGIRALSLAKPLFKLNKHYDCAIAYRVGICTDFVGYIVNSKKKITWWHHGEFGYPKRQTKRWTKVYKKFDKIIVVSSSCKEMLLNNIHGINNKTITISNMINVNEIQKKSNHDISFYFNFDQIITLVSIGRLSPEKGMINCVHACKMLVENGYSVKWFLIGEGPERRDIERCIRNYKLENNVFLLGTIPNPYPYIKNANLYVHPSLVESLSITVLEALAINTPVIVAKSMGPMEFIHHKENGLLVESTPEGLYKGVESIVKDQVLLKQLKQDKSDVLNNYSPEVIMRKIYDLIEAG, encoded by the coding sequence TTGAGAAAGAAAATTTTATTTGTTAACGGCCACTTAAATATTGGGGGAGTTGAAAAGTCACTTCTAGATGTGCTTAAAAGTTTTAATTATAGCGCTTATGAAGTTGACCTAGTTTTACTAGATGGTCTGGGTGATTATATTGATGAAGTGCCTAAGGAAGTAAATATTATCCATTATGATTTAACAAAAACCTTTGGGCCAATAGGGAAATTTATTATTGAAAGTGTAAAGAAAAGGGAGTGGTTTGGTTTATGTTTTAGAATAATATTTTCTCTTCAAAAGATACTTGGAATCAGGGCATTATCTCTTGCTAAGCCACTTTTTAAATTAAATAAACACTATGATTGTGCTATTGCGTATCGTGTAGGTATTTGCACAGATTTTGTTGGTTATATAGTAAACAGTAAAAAGAAGATTACTTGGTGGCACCATGGAGAATTTGGTTATCCAAAAAGACAAACAAAACGTTGGACTAAGGTTTATAAAAAGTTTGACAAGATAATAGTTGTATCCAGCAGTTGCAAAGAGATGTTGTTAAATAATATTCATGGGATAAATAATAAAACCATTACAATATCAAACATGATTAATGTTAATGAAATTCAAAAAAAATCAAATCATGACATCAGTTTTTATTTTAATTTCGACCAAATTATTACCCTAGTCAGTATTGGCAGATTATCGCCTGAAAAAGGAATGATTAATTGTGTTCATGCTTGTAAAATGCTTGTTGAAAACGGTTATAGCGTAAAATGGTTTCTCATTGGAGAAGGACCGGAGCGCAGGGATATTGAAAGATGTATTAGAAATTACAAGTTAGAAAATAATGTATTTTTATTAGGTACAATTCCAAATCCCTACCCGTATATAAAAAATGCAAATCTGTATGTTCATCCGTCTCTTGTTGAGTCTTTATCCATCACAGTATTGGAAGCTCTTGCGATAAATACACCGGTAATTGTTGCTAAGTCAATGGGACCTATGGAGTTTATTCATCACAAGGAAAATGGACTATTGGTGGAATCGACACCTGAAGGTTTATATAAAGGGGTTGAATCCATAGTGAAGGATCAGGTTCTATTAAAACAATTAAAACAAGATAAAAGTGATGTATTAAATAATTACAGTCCTGAAGTGATAATGCGAAAAATATATGATTTGATTGAGGCTGGATAA
- a CDS encoding 6-hydroxymethylpterin diphosphokinase MptE-like protein, with protein sequence MESIKRFIIQTNYKTKRYLKELLYPISKNGKFIKSLENKHLGKRCFIIGNGPSLRADDLDKLKNEITFAFNRIYYIFDQTDWRPTYYCSEDDKTIFNSMEEMNSLNIENKFFPVNFPWDYKIHFRKANYYIFKFGDRNQEPKFSENILRGIYWGNTVAYTALQLAVYMGFKEIYLIGVDHNFSKMKNDNGDIIIDEEARDYFIEKYNSDKEELYIPNIETSTRAFLAAKKFADKNSIRIYNATRGGKLEVFERFDFDKINF encoded by the coding sequence ATGGAAAGTATTAAGCGATTTATTATTCAAACAAATTATAAAACTAAGAGATACTTAAAGGAACTACTATATCCCATCTCTAAGAATGGTAAGTTCATTAAATCTCTTGAAAACAAACATTTAGGGAAACGATGTTTTATTATAGGAAATGGTCCCAGTTTAAGAGCAGACGACCTCGACAAATTAAAAAATGAGATCACATTCGCGTTTAATCGAATTTACTATATTTTTGATCAAACAGATTGGAGACCTACCTATTATTGTTCCGAAGACGATAAGACTATATTTAATAGTATGGAAGAAATGAATTCTTTAAATATTGAAAATAAATTTTTTCCAGTAAATTTTCCATGGGATTATAAAATTCATTTTAGAAAGGCTAATTATTATATATTTAAATTCGGTGATAGAAATCAAGAACCAAAGTTTTCTGAAAATATTTTAAGAGGGATTTATTGGGGAAATACAGTAGCATACACAGCCCTTCAATTGGCCGTTTACATGGGGTTTAAAGAGATATATCTGATAGGAGTTGACCATAATTTTAGTAAAATGAAAAACGATAATGGTGACATAATCATTGATGAGGAAGCTAGAGATTATTTTATAGAAAAGTATAATTCAGATAAAGAGGAATTATATATTCCTAATATTGAAACTTCAACTAGGGCATTTTTAGCAGCAAAGAAGTTTGCAGATAAAAACAGTATTAGGATTTATAATGCCACTCGTGGCGGGAAGTTAGAGGTCTTTGAAAGATTCGATTTTGATAAAATTAACTTTTAG
- a CDS encoding 3-deoxy-manno-octulosonate cytidylyltransferase, translated as MRVVGVIPARGGSSRFYNKPLAEIFGKPMVWWVYSHSKEVECFEEVYVATDSEEIRVVCESFGAKVIMTSPEHDTATERLYEVSQKIEADLYVMINGDEPVIEAKDIVKCIPTELKKDEFYVSNLMTDFTDPVEVVDTTNLKIVTNKEGICLFISRSPIPFPKGGMNYTYQKFVGVGAFTKTALNYYHETPRGLIEKIEENDSFRFIENRKDIYYINAHCKTISVDTPKDIEKVEEYLLRNNKSLVYTS; from the coding sequence ATGAGAGTAGTTGGAGTAATACCAGCAAGGGGCGGTTCTTCTAGATTTTATAATAAACCCTTGGCAGAAATTTTCGGAAAACCAATGGTTTGGTGGGTTTATTCACATTCTAAGGAAGTTGAATGCTTTGAAGAAGTATACGTTGCAACCGATAGCGAAGAAATTAGAGTTGTATGTGAAAGTTTTGGTGCAAAAGTAATCATGACTTCACCAGAACATGATACGGCTACAGAAAGGCTTTATGAAGTATCACAAAAAATTGAGGCTGATCTTTATGTGATGATTAATGGAGATGAGCCTGTTATTGAAGCAAAAGATATAGTAAAATGCATTCCTACTGAATTGAAGAAAGATGAGTTTTATGTTTCGAATCTAATGACAGATTTTACAGATCCAGTAGAAGTTGTAGATACAACAAACTTAAAGATAGTGACTAATAAAGAAGGAATTTGTTTATTTATTTCTCGGAGTCCGATCCCATTTCCTAAAGGAGGAATGAACTATACATATCAGAAATTTGTCGGAGTAGGAGCATTTACGAAAACAGCATTGAACTACTACCATGAAACACCAAGGGGACTAATTGAAAAAATTGAAGAAAATGATTCTTTTAGATTCATTGAAAATAGGAAGGATATCTACTATATAAATGCGCATTGTAAAACCATTTCAGTTGATACGCCTAAAGATATAGAAAAAGTGGAAGAGTATTTGTTAAGAAATAATAAAAGTTTAGTTTATACATCTTAA
- the kdsA gene encoding 3-deoxy-8-phosphooctulonate synthase: protein MKTIKVGNVTVDNSIFTLIAGPCVIESEEQLMKVASKMKDITTRLGIPFIFKSSFDKANRTSISSYRGPGLEEGLRILKNVKDKLGVPVVTDIHEPYQAKLAAEVVDMLQIPAFLCRQTDLLVAAAETGLPVNVKKAQFLSAKDMRNVITKLEESGNDKILLCERGNSFGYNNLVVDMTNIIEMKKFGYPVVFDATHSVQKPGGNLTSTGGNREYVEYLAKAALAVGGDSLFMEVHEDPDNAKSDGPNMVRLDEIELMLKKLIQVYKAVHDVETISYSF, encoded by the coding sequence ATGAAAACAATAAAAGTTGGAAATGTTACAGTTGATAATTCCATTTTTACTTTAATCGCAGGACCTTGTGTAATTGAATCTGAAGAGCAATTAATGAAAGTTGCATCAAAAATGAAGGACATTACTACTCGACTTGGTATTCCTTTTATTTTTAAATCTTCGTTCGATAAAGCGAATAGAACGTCCATTTCATCGTACAGAGGGCCGGGATTAGAGGAAGGACTCCGTATTCTAAAAAACGTAAAAGATAAATTAGGTGTACCAGTTGTAACAGATATTCATGAGCCTTATCAAGCAAAGCTTGCTGCAGAAGTTGTAGATATGCTTCAAATACCCGCTTTTCTTTGCAGACAAACCGATTTATTAGTTGCTGCAGCTGAAACCGGTTTGCCAGTAAACGTAAAAAAAGCACAGTTTTTATCTGCAAAAGATATGAGAAATGTTATAACAAAGCTTGAGGAATCAGGTAATGATAAAATTCTGCTATGTGAAAGAGGTAATTCGTTTGGTTATAACAATTTAGTTGTAGATATGACCAACATCATTGAAATGAAAAAATTTGGCTATCCAGTAGTTTTTGATGCAACACATAGTGTCCAAAAACCAGGTGGTAACTTAACTTCTACTGGTGGAAATCGAGAGTATGTGGAATATTTGGCCAAAGCAGCTTTAGCTGTAGGGGGAGACTCATTATTTATGGAAGTACATGAGGATCCTGATAATGCCAAGTCAGATGGCCCTAATATGGTAAGACTAGATGAAATTGAATTAATGCTAAAAAAACTTATTCAAGTATATAAGGCGGTGCACGATGTTGAAACAATCAGCTATTCTTTCTGA
- a CDS encoding KpsF/GutQ family sugar-phosphate isomerase: MLKQSAILSEVEFYNQIDIIAESKYVFETEIKAINLVKDALDNRFVKIVELISKCTGKVIVTGMGKPGHVSRKIAATMSSLGTSSFFLHPAEALHGDLGMISANDVVIAISYSGESEEITRILPNIKIIGATLIGISGNENSSLVKYSDYSFVFPKFKEACSMNLAPTSSTTVEMVLGDALAVCLSKIYGFREHNYALYHPAGSLGKKLLIKVNDLMHKGSNNAVVLTGTKLKDAIIEMSTKAIGIINVVNMNNELIGIFTDGDLRRTLAREVNVYNLSVDDVMINTPLYVNPDTLAVDALKLMKDNNISALPIKQDNRLVGTLRVNDIIGVGIFV, translated from the coding sequence ATGTTGAAACAATCAGCTATTCTTTCTGAGGTAGAATTTTACAATCAAATAGATATTATTGCTGAATCAAAGTATGTTTTCGAAACAGAGATCAAAGCTATAAATCTAGTAAAAGATGCTCTGGATAACCGTTTTGTAAAAATTGTTGAATTAATTTCTAAATGTACTGGCAAGGTTATTGTTACAGGAATGGGAAAACCAGGACATGTTTCAAGAAAAATTGCTGCGACAATGTCTAGTCTAGGGACATCATCTTTTTTCCTTCATCCCGCCGAAGCGCTGCACGGAGACTTAGGAATGATCTCAGCTAATGATGTAGTAATAGCGATTAGCTATAGCGGGGAAAGTGAAGAAATTACTAGGATTCTACCTAATATAAAAATTATAGGGGCAACATTAATTGGAATATCAGGTAATGAGAATTCATCATTAGTCAAATACAGTGATTACTCTTTTGTATTCCCTAAATTTAAGGAAGCCTGTTCTATGAATTTAGCACCTACATCAAGTACTACGGTTGAAATGGTATTGGGAGATGCATTAGCAGTGTGCTTATCAAAAATCTATGGTTTCCGTGAACATAATTATGCATTATACCATCCTGCAGGTTCATTGGGTAAGAAATTGTTAATAAAAGTAAATGACCTCATGCATAAAGGCAGTAACAACGCTGTAGTATTAACTGGAACAAAATTAAAAGATGCTATTATTGAAATGAGCACAAAAGCAATAGGCATTATTAATGTTGTTAACATGAACAATGAATTAATCGGTATCTTTACTGATGGTGATTTAAGGAGAACACTTGCAAGAGAAGTGAACGTATATAATTTATCGGTTGATGACGTAATGATTAATACACCACTTTATGTCAACCCAGATACTCTTGCTGTAGATGCACTTAAATTGATGAAGGACAATAATATATCGGCCTTGCCAATTAAACAGGATAATCGATTAGTCGGTACATTAAGAGTTAACGATATTATAGGAGTGGGAATATTCGTATGA
- a CDS encoding HAD-IIIA family hydrolase, whose translation MIGKKDLSKIKMLVMDVDGTLTDGKIYVGENGEAFKAFNVRDGYRLINLEEYNIIPVIITGKKSKILANRADELKIKEVHQGIDDKLKVLERVIKKYQLGYENVAYIGDDINDINCMKACFLKACPADAIDEVINVVDYVCKANGGNGAVREFIDLIVVNRVNTDRTTMQVM comes from the coding sequence ATGATTGGGAAGAAGGATTTATCCAAAATAAAAATGTTGGTTATGGATGTAGATGGTACTTTAACAGACGGGAAGATTTATGTTGGTGAAAATGGTGAAGCATTTAAGGCATTCAATGTAAGGGATGGCTATCGTTTGATTAATTTAGAAGAATATAACATAATTCCTGTTATTATTACTGGGAAGAAATCAAAGATTTTAGCTAATCGAGCTGATGAACTAAAGATTAAAGAAGTTCATCAAGGTATAGACGATAAGTTAAAAGTTTTAGAAAGGGTTATAAAAAAGTATCAACTAGGTTACGAGAATGTTGCATACATTGGCGATGATATAAACGATATTAATTGTATGAAAGCATGTTTTCTAAAGGCATGTCCTGCAGATGCAATTGATGAAGTTATTAATGTAGTAGATTATGTATGCAAGGCTAATGGTGGTAATGGAGCCGTTAGAGAATTTATTGATTTGATTGTGGTGAATCGAGTTAATACAGATAGAACAACAATGCAGGTGATGTAA
- a CDS encoding 6-hydroxymethylpterin diphosphokinase MptE-like protein has protein sequence MKLFKKGIKKVYYMAYHFFYLFINFFSKFGVPLTKNNYKILTIKDQYKGKRCFIIGNGPSLKAEDLEKLKGEITFASNKIYKMFNETKWRPTFYMVVDPIVLEENVEEINSVEAKTKLTLNCYKHLFNADIYFNNNLNKNKRGTFSTNIMESLYSSGTVSYHLLQIAHYMGFSEVYLIGHDYNFKGAVSKTKDLSFLKSQGNEQIYFSENYIRKDEKKPGQAPEEMYKGMEKTKVIYENSGRKILNATRVTYLDVFELRNFDELYGGKND, from the coding sequence ATGAAGCTTTTTAAAAAAGGTATAAAAAAAGTTTATTATATGGCCTATCATTTTTTTTATTTATTTATTAATTTTTTCTCAAAATTTGGTGTTCCACTCACCAAAAACAACTACAAAATACTTACAATTAAAGATCAGTATAAGGGGAAAAGATGTTTCATTATTGGAAATGGTCCAAGTTTAAAAGCAGAGGATTTAGAAAAATTAAAAGGTGAAATCACATTTGCTTCCAATAAGATTTATAAAATGTTTAATGAAACAAAATGGAGACCCACATTTTATATGGTAGTAGACCCAATAGTATTAGAGGAAAATGTAGAAGAAATAAATTCGGTTGAAGCAAAGACAAAACTAACCTTAAATTGTTATAAACATTTATTTAATGCAGATATTTACTTTAACAATAATCTAAATAAAAACAAAAGAGGAACTTTTTCAACAAATATAATGGAATCGTTATATTCATCAGGAACTGTTTCCTATCATCTACTTCAAATAGCTCATTATATGGGGTTTTCTGAAGTATATTTAATTGGTCATGATTACAATTTCAAAGGAGCAGTTTCAAAAACAAAAGATTTATCTTTTCTTAAGAGTCAGGGAAATGAACAGATTTATTTTAGTGAGAATTACATCAGGAAAGATGAAAAGAAACCAGGTCAGGCTCCTGAAGAAATGTATAAGGGAATGGAAAAAACGAAGGTAATATATGAGAATTCAGGAAGAAAAATACTAAATGCAACACGAGTTACTTATTTGGATGTCTTTGAGCTGAGAAATTTTGATGAATTGTATGGGGGCAAAAATGATTAA